The proteins below come from a single Salinilacihabitans rarus genomic window:
- a CDS encoding SPFH domain-containing protein, translated as MSEIFTQPLQVADATLAVGALVLVVAVVVLWQSVTFVDAYDRGALTVFGEYRTLLQPGLNVVPPFVSRVHRFDVRTQTLDVPSQEAITRDNSPVTADAVVYIRIMDAKRAFLEVDDYRRAVSNLAQTTLRAVLGDMELDDTLSRRDRINVRIREELDEPTDEWGIRIEAVEVREVTPSRDVKGAMEQQTSAERRRRAMILEAQGERRSAVEKAQGDKQSNIIRAQGEKQSQILEAQGDAISTVLRARSAESMGERAVIDRGLDALAEIGRSESTTFVLPQELSSLVGRYGKHLTGSDVKEDGARLESRSFDAETRELIGLDDIAEIVGEIDEEVAVDLEAVERQARAVEKGADVVVD; from the coding sequence TCGCCGACGCGACCCTCGCGGTCGGGGCGCTCGTGCTCGTCGTCGCCGTCGTCGTCCTCTGGCAGTCGGTGACGTTCGTCGACGCCTACGACCGGGGCGCGCTCACCGTCTTCGGCGAGTACCGCACGCTCCTCCAGCCCGGGCTGAACGTCGTGCCGCCGTTCGTCTCCCGGGTCCACCGGTTCGACGTCCGGACGCAGACGCTCGACGTCCCGAGCCAGGAGGCGATCACGCGCGACAACTCGCCGGTCACGGCCGACGCCGTCGTCTACATCCGGATCATGGACGCCAAACGGGCGTTCCTCGAAGTCGACGACTACCGGCGCGCGGTCTCGAACCTCGCGCAGACGACGCTGCGGGCGGTGCTCGGCGACATGGAACTCGACGACACGCTCAGCAGGCGCGACCGGATCAACGTGCGCATCCGCGAGGAACTCGACGAACCCACCGACGAGTGGGGGATTCGCATCGAGGCCGTCGAGGTCCGCGAGGTCACGCCCTCGCGGGACGTCAAGGGGGCGATGGAGCAACAGACCTCCGCCGAACGCCGGCGCCGCGCGATGATCCTCGAAGCGCAGGGCGAACGCCGCAGCGCCGTCGAGAAGGCCCAGGGTGACAAGCAGTCGAACATCATCCGCGCGCAAGGCGAGAAGCAGAGCCAGATCCTCGAAGCGCAGGGTGACGCCATCTCGACGGTCCTCCGGGCGCGGTCGGCCGAGTCGATGGGCGAGCGCGCGGTCATCGACAGGGGACTGGACGCGCTCGCGGAGATCGGCCGGAGCGAGTCGACGACGTTCGTCCTCCCGCAGGAACTGTCGTCGCTGGTCGGCCGCTACGGCAAGCACCTCACCGGCAGCGACGTCAAGGAGGACGGTGCGCGTCTGGAGAGCCGGTCGTTCGACGCCGAGACCCGCGAACTGATCGGCCTCGACGACATCGCCGAGATCGTCGGCGAGATCGACGAAGAGGTCGCGGTGGACCTCGAAGCGGTGGAGCGGCAGGCGCGGGCGGTCGAGAAGGGCGCGGACGTCGTCGTGGACTGA